GATCGGCCTGAACAAAGACATCCTGTGCCAGTATGTGGAGTACATCACCAATATCCGCATGCAGGCGGTCGGCCTCGGTCTGCCGTTCGAAACCCGCTCCAACCCGATCCCGTGGATCAACGCCTGGTTGGTGTCCGACAACGTGCAGGTGGCGCCGCAGGAAGTGGAAGTGAGCTCCTACCTGGTTGGCCAGATCGACTCGGAGATCAACGCCGACGACCTGAGCGACTTCGAACTGTAAGCGATGGCGACGCCAACCGTAACGCTGCGCGCCGCCGGCACGCAACTCTCCTGCCCCAACAGTGAAAACAGCCTGCTCGACGTGCTGGAACTGCACGACGTGCAGGTGGAGTACCAATGCCGCTCCGGCTATTGCGGCGCCTGCCGCCTGAAGCTGGTGAAAGGCGAAGTGGCCTACCGCCAACAGCCGCTGGCGTTTATCAACGCCGGTGAAATCCTGCCCTGCTGCTGCATGCCGCTGACGGATATCGAGCTGGAAATGTAAAGTCGGGTGCCGGAAACCGCGCCTGGAGACCAGAAGGCGGGGTTACCCCCGCCCTATGATTACCGCTTCACCTCGCACGCCAACCTGATCAGGATAGTGATATTTTCCTGGTAGATTTTCAGCTCGCACAGCGAGTCTCTTATCATCCAGATAAATAGCAAAACCGTAATACATACAACGGTTAGCGAGTGAAACACATGCTTTAAGCGCATGCTTGCCTCCTTGCTGTGAAGGGGCTACCATACCGGTGTCTAGGCGGTATGTGCAGCCCCATTCTGATTGAGAGTCAGTCTGGGGCTTTCATCTATCCGCCTTGTCACACAATGCCCAAGACGAACAGTCTCAAGCACCCGCCAAAAGAGTAACAGCATTCCCTCGTCGCAAATACCCCTATAAGATTATGATTAATCAGGGATATATAACTGTCACCAAAGCCTCTCCGCCCTCATCGCCGGCCTGACTAGCGCCCTTTTCCTGCCGATGCGGAAAAATAACGCGCCGGAGAATCGCCAAAAGCTTTGCGAAACATCGCGATAAAATTGCTCGGCGAGGCATACCCCAGCGTTTCCGCGATCTGCAGCACCGTTTCACCTTCGGCCAGCTTCGCCAATGCATATGACAACCGGGCCTGCTGACGCCACTGGGCAAAACTCAACCCCGTCTCACCGATCATCAGCCGCCGCAGCGTGCGTGGTGACATCGCCCCCCACTCGGCCCAGGCTTCCAGTGAACGCTCGTTCCCCGGCTGCGCCAGCAAGGCCTGCAGAACGCCGGCCAGGCGCGGATGGGACGACATCGGCAAATGCAGCGGTTCCGTCGGCGCCAGGCGTATCTCGTCCCGCATCACCTGCGCCATGCGATCCTGCTCCAGGGTGAGCACACTGCGCTTATCCCAGCCTTCTGCTCGCTGAGCCAGCGCCTGCAGCACGGCGCTGATGCCGATGACGCAGGGTTTATTCGACAGATCGTCACAGGCCGCCGGCGCCAGCAGCAAACTCCAGCCGCTCAGCGCGCCGCAGACCTGCACCCGGTGCTCCGTCGCCGGCGGGATCCAACCCGCCCGCTGCGGCGGCAGCACCCAATCGCCGTGCGCCGTGCGCACATGCAGCAAACCGCTTTCGACACATAGCAGCTGCCCGCGCGCATGCTGATGCCAGTCATATTCGCGCGTGCCCAACCGATACTCCCGGCCCGCCGCATCGCGGCCGCCGAGGGCGATCAGCCAGGGGCCCGCCCGCCATTCACTGCAGTCAGCATCGGCGAAATGAGGGTTATCGTTCATATTGGCCACTTATCACTATTTTTAGTCCAGATACCGTTATATCAACCTTTTCCCGCACCGACATAATGAAATGCTTCCGGCCGGTCTGTGGCCGCCGACTCACGAGGGAACAAGATGACAACACTCAGCATTGGCATTATCGGCGCCGGGCCCGGCGGCCTGTGTCTGGCTCAAGGGCTGCGCCGCTTCGGCATCCACGCCACGGTGTTTGAACGCGACACCACGCCGCAAGCGCGCGATCAGGGTTACCGGCTGCGCATCGATCCGACGGGCCAGCAGGCGTTGGCCGCCTGTCTGCCGCCGGCGCATTACCGGTTGCTCTGCGCCGGCAGTGCGCAAAACAGCGGCGAGAGCAACCTGTGGGACCCGCAGCTTGCCCCGCTCAACGCCCGACGCCCCGAGCACTGGCTGCCCTCCAGCCCGCGGCAGGCGCAGGAACCGAGCGGCGACCTCGGCGTTCATCGGCAAACGTTGCGCGAAATCCTGCTCGCCGGTCTGCAAGACCGAGTGCGCTTCGGCTATACCCTGTGTGAATTGGCACAAACGCCGCAGGGCGTCGAACTTCAGTTCGCCAACGGCGAACAAGTGCGGGTCGATGTGCTGATCGCCGCCGACGGCGTCAACTCGCTGGTGCGGCGGCACTGCCTGCCAGAAGCAGGGCCAGAAGACAGCGGCGCGGTCACCCTCTACGGCAAAACGCCGCTCGATGCGGCGACCCGTGCCCAATTGCCCCCCGAATTGCTGCACGGCGTGTCGGTCGTCTTCGCCGACGGCTTATCGCTGGTGATTGAACCGATGCGCTTTCAGGCGCCCATGGCGCAGCTGGCAGCCGACTATGCGCCGGATTGCCCTCTCACGCCGGTCGACGACTATCTCTATTGGGCCTGTATCGGAACGGCTGAACGGCTCGGCGGACCGGCGCGGGCGGAGGGAAGCGCTGCGCTGCAGGCGCGCGTACGGCATATCTCGCAGGGATGGGCTCCCGCCTTGCAAACGGCATTAGCACTGGCGGATCCCCAGGCGCTCAGCGTGCGGGCGGTGCAGGTCACGAAGGCGATGCCGGTGTGGCACAACGAACGCATCGCCTTTCTCGGCGACGCCGTGCACGCCATGAGCCCGGCAGGAGGACTCGGCGCCAACACCGCGTTGGCGGACGCCGCCAGCCTGACGACACATCTGGCACAGGCCGGCGGCGCCGCGCAGGCACTCAAGGGCTATGGTATAGAACTGGAAGTGCGGGGTACGGCGGCGATACGCCTTTCACGTCTGGCGTCCGAACAGCTACTGCAGAACAGTGAGGCCGGTCACTCAGCGCTATGACCGTCACTCGATAATTTCCACCACCTCCAGCCAGGCGTTTTTACCGCACGCCTGGCCCCCATTCAGCCAGCGGCGCAACATATCCAGCGCCAGCATCGCCACCGACTCCTGACGCAGCCGCAAGCCGTGGCGCGACGCACGATAACGCACGGTCTGGCCAATGCCGCCACGCGGCGTGTGGAGCGCAATGCTCACCTGCTCGTCGCGCATGGCGCTGACCGCCAATGCCAACGGCGCACCGGTCAATTCCGCCAGCGAGCGGGCGCGCGCCAGCGTCGTTTCCAGCGTTTCGATACAGTGCGCTGGCAGCAGCTCGCCCCCCGCCAGCGGCGCTCCTTCGCTCTGCAACTGCAGATTGATCAACCCGGCGCTGAACTGCTCGCTCAACGCCAGTTTCAGCCCTTGCTGATTCAGGCGCTGGGTCAGCATCGCCGGCAACCCGGCGGTGCCTTCAAAGAGGCAATTGTCCCCCGCTACCTCGCGCACGCGCCGCCAGGCCTGCTCCATTTCCGCACGCCGGCTTTCCGGCCCGGTCAGCTTCAGCTCGATAATCGGGCTGGATGAACGATAACCCAACACCACCTCCGGCGGCAGCGGCATACCGTCCAGTTCGGCGGCCAGATCGCTCTCGGAGGTGCCGAAGGTGGTCAGGCGCAGGCACAGCGGCGGTGCCGGTAAAGTGAAGCGCTGGCGTAGGCGCGGCACAATCTGCTGTTCGACCATCACTTTGAATTCCGACGGTACGCCGGGGGTGAAGAACATGTGGCATTTGTTCAGCTGCAGCGCAAAGCCGCAGGCGGTGCCCACCGGGTTATCCAACATTTCCGCGTTGGCCGGGATCTGTGCCTGCTTGCGGTTGGAAGGGGCCATCGGCCGCCCGCGCTCGGCGAAATAGGCCTCCATGCGCGCCAGCCAGTCGGCCCGTTCAACCAGCTCTACGCCACAGGCTTTTGCGGCGGCCAACGCGCTGAGATCGTCGCTGGTCGGCCCCAGACCGCCGTTGACGATCAGCACATCGGCAATATGGCTTCGTTCCTGCAGGATCTCGATCAACGCAGAGAGGCTGTCCCCGACCGTTTCCCGCCCGCTCATCGGTACCCCCTGCTGGAACAGGTAGTCCGCCAGCCAGGCGGCGTTGGTATCAATAATTTGCCCGTGCAGCACCTCATCACCGGTGCTGAGCATCTCCACCCTTAACATTGATCTCTCCCACATTTTTTGGTCATTCCACTATAGAAGCCCGTAAATAACTTTTCACTAGCCGCCTGCGGATAATTTCAGCCATGGGTTCGTTCTTCATGCGTCATGCAGTCCACCGCAATGTAAACATTATTGTACATCACGCGTAACGCCGGTTTGACACAAATTAGGGCTTCCACTATCCTGCCATCCTCATAAATCGTTACCTATAATTTTCAAAATCTTTCGGCTGGTAGAGAAAAAACGTGAAGAATCGCACTCTTGGCAGTGTTTTTATCGTGGCGGGCACCACCATTGGCGCCGGGATGCTGGCGATGCCGCTGGCGGCGGCCGGCGTCGGCTTCGGCGTCACGCTGGCCTTACTGGTCGGGCTGTGGCTATTGATGTGTTACACCGCGCTGCTGCTGGTAGAAGTCTACCAGCATGAGCAAGCGGACACCGGTTTGGGCACGCTCGCCAAACGTTATCTCGGCGGCGGCGGCCAGTGGCTGACCAGCTTCAGCATGATGTTCCTGATGTACGCCCTCACCGCCGCCTACATCAGCGGAGCCGGAGAACTGCTCGCCACCAGCATCAGCCAATGGACGTCGCAGGACTTCCCGGTATCGCTCGGCGTACTGCTGTTCACCCTGGTGGCCGGCGGCGTAGTGTGCATC
The sequence above is drawn from the Serratia sp. FDAARGOS_506 genome and encodes:
- a CDS encoding helix-turn-helix domain-containing protein, with protein sequence MNDNPHFADADCSEWRAGPWLIALGGRDAAGREYRLGTREYDWHQHARGQLLCVESGLLHVRTAHGDWVLPPQRAGWIPPATEHRVQVCGALSGWSLLLAPAACDDLSNKPCVIGISAVLQALAQRAEGWDKRSVLTLEQDRMAQVMRDEIRLAPTEPLHLPMSSHPRLAGVLQALLAQPGNERSLEAWAEWGAMSPRTLRRLMIGETGLSFAQWRQQARLSYALAKLAEGETVLQIAETLGYASPSNFIAMFRKAFGDSPARYFSASAGKGR
- the yfaE gene encoding class I ribonucleotide reductase maintenance protein YfaE; amino-acid sequence: MATPTVTLRAAGTQLSCPNSENSLLDVLELHDVQVEYQCRSGYCGACRLKLVKGEVAYRQQPLAFINAGEILPCCCMPLTDIELEM
- a CDS encoding nicotinamide mononucleotide deamidase-related protein YfaY gives rise to the protein MLRVEMLSTGDEVLHGQIIDTNAAWLADYLFQQGVPMSGRETVGDSLSALIEILQERSHIADVLIVNGGLGPTSDDLSALAAAKACGVELVERADWLARMEAYFAERGRPMAPSNRKQAQIPANAEMLDNPVGTACGFALQLNKCHMFFTPGVPSEFKVMVEQQIVPRLRQRFTLPAPPLCLRLTTFGTSESDLAAELDGMPLPPEVVLGYRSSSPIIELKLTGPESRRAEMEQAWRRVREVAGDNCLFEGTAGLPAMLTQRLNQQGLKLALSEQFSAGLINLQLQSEGAPLAGGELLPAHCIETLETTLARARSLAELTGAPLALAVSAMRDEQVSIALHTPRGGIGQTVRYRASRHGLRLRQESVAMLALDMLRRWLNGGQACGKNAWLEVVEIIE
- a CDS encoding Hok/Gef family protein, which encodes MRLKHVFHSLTVVCITVLLFIWMIRDSLCELKIYQENITILIRLACEVKR
- a CDS encoding NAD(P)/FAD-dependent oxidoreductase, producing MTTLSIGIIGAGPGGLCLAQGLRRFGIHATVFERDTTPQARDQGYRLRIDPTGQQALAACLPPAHYRLLCAGSAQNSGESNLWDPQLAPLNARRPEHWLPSSPRQAQEPSGDLGVHRQTLREILLAGLQDRVRFGYTLCELAQTPQGVELQFANGEQVRVDVLIAADGVNSLVRRHCLPEAGPEDSGAVTLYGKTPLDAATRAQLPPELLHGVSVVFADGLSLVIEPMRFQAPMAQLAADYAPDCPLTPVDDYLYWACIGTAERLGGPARAEGSAALQARVRHISQGWAPALQTALALADPQALSVRAVQVTKAMPVWHNERIAFLGDAVHAMSPAGGLGANTALADAASLTTHLAQAGGAAQALKGYGIELEVRGTAAIRLSRLASEQLLQNSEAGHSAL